The DNA region CGGGCGAGATCAACCTATACCCCTTGGTGTACTACGGCCTAAGGGCCATGGCGAATAGGGGCGATGTCGCTGTGGCATACCTTCTCGGGCGCAGAGGGCTGGAGAGGCTGGAGGTGGACTTGTCGCGGGAGGAGCCCCGCGACGTGCGGGGCGTGGCGGCGGTGGGCTGCGTCTACACGGAGGACTGCTGCCGCGTTGAGGGGGACGTGGCGTACTGCGCCTTCGGGAGGGGGGAGGTGAAGCCGGGAGCGCCGTCAGATGCCGCCGCCTATGTTGCGCTGACGGCAGACGGCGTCCTCTACGCGTATCGCCCGCCGAGGCTTTGGCACCTCGCGGTGGGGGTCCACGGCTTCGACTTCGCGCTTATCGCCACGGAGACAGCCGCCATAGAGGTGCTAGGCGGCGAGGTGAGGAGGAGCTTGAGGGGCGGGGAGCTTCTGAAAATAACCCGCCTTGGGGTGGTGTCGACAGGAGGCGAACAGCCTGGGGAGGTCTGCGCCATGGAGTACGTCTACTCGTCGCGGCTAGACAGCGAGATCGACGGGGTGGAGGTGGCCGAGGTGCGGGCG from Pyrobaculum arsenaticum DSM 13514 includes:
- a CDS encoding phosphoribosyltransferase family protein; this translates as MSAGLLAIYSFAGEINLYPLVYYGLRAMANRGDVAVAYLLGRRGLERLEVDLSREEPRDVRGVAAVGCVYTEDCCRVEGDVAYCAFGRGEVKPGAPSDAAAYVALTADGVLYAYRPPRLWHLAVGVHGFDFALIATETAAIEVLGGEVRRSLRGGELLKITRLGVVSTGGEQPGEVCAMEYVYSSRLDSEIDGVEVAEVRARLGEALAAKVKNSLDVIVGVPDTGLYYAAWVAEKLGVRHVPGFVSTVRKRSALLDDVRDRVSAIQLKANVVKHAARGMRVLVIDDSLISGLTLRHIAQLLRLRAGAKEVHAAVAAPPLRSQCPYGVKMPPDSHMVFNHLEQDTVTKALELDGLYYLTLEEFQRAIGVRVCTLCFKRR